One window of the Chryseobacterium sp. CY350 genome contains the following:
- a CDS encoding TetR/AcrR family transcriptional regulator: MGRNKEFDYEQKLDVALELFWKQGFHSTSITDLENGMEINRSSIYPTYGDKKALLIKCLTKYMKSKVSEYESVSDDPKSHTIETLRKTLRLAIDQSINEERTCLAVKIAFEVALTDEDIRTLLAGNEKKIEKIYFEIVEKGQEQGCIKGDLDPKLTAAFLAGSSSALFKNYALNKNRKTIYDMIENLIQMIKV, translated from the coding sequence ATGGGAAGGAACAAAGAATTTGATTACGAGCAGAAATTGGACGTTGCACTAGAACTTTTCTGGAAGCAGGGATTTCATTCCACATCTATCACAGACCTTGAGAATGGTATGGAAATAAACCGAAGCAGTATTTATCCAACTTATGGTGATAAGAAAGCGCTGCTCATTAAATGCCTGACCAAGTACATGAAGTCTAAAGTTTCAGAGTATGAAAGTGTATCAGATGATCCTAAATCCCATACTATTGAAACATTAAGAAAGACCTTACGGCTGGCAATTGACCAGAGCATCAACGAAGAACGAACGTGCTTGGCTGTTAAGATAGCATTTGAAGTAGCCTTGACAGATGAAGATATCAGAACGTTGTTGGCTGGCAATGAGAAGAAAATCGAAAAGATTTATTTTGAAATTGTAGAGAAAGGGCAGGAGCAAGGTTGTATAAAAGGTGATCTCGATCCAAAATTAACTGCTGCTTTCCTTGCTGGTTCTTCCAGCGCACTTTTCAAAAATTATGCTTTGAATAAAAACCGAAAAACCATCTATGATATGATTGAAAATTTAATCCAAATGATCAAAGTCTAA
- a CDS encoding MFS transporter has translation MNLNLNKKIAYMGCLGVIGIISTEFGVIGILPQIADYYKINIATAGYLLSAFALTIALTGPFMVLYLSKFDKKKVMICALGLFLISNVFSSFSPPFWLLMILRILPTFLHPAFFSMVIAAATKDASPQMQMRLTSIIIGGIALAQVTLIPFTTFVASIYSWQWSYVIQGLLILITLITIYKYLPSMPTNEVKSFKNQLSILMRPKFIAGTAVNLFLITAWFCSYSYFADYLSKEKGLSTQEISYMLLLFGVMGVISNFLAGRLLGKYMIWTTLFFLAGTFLLPFAFQYTDGSILSIAVVVGFWGIMYGPCFLIGVGHMVSAASDAKEFANSLQTSFGNLGVSLGTATGGWFISQYGISVTPWVGVGFGLLALIVIFWRAWLDRYVSEK, from the coding sequence ATGAATTTAAATCTCAACAAAAAGATAGCGTATATGGGATGTCTCGGCGTTATCGGAATTATCAGTACAGAATTTGGTGTGATCGGCATCTTGCCTCAGATCGCTGACTATTATAAAATCAATATTGCAACAGCAGGCTATTTACTGAGCGCATTTGCCTTAACGATTGCGCTTACAGGACCTTTTATGGTTTTGTATCTGTCAAAATTTGACAAAAAGAAAGTGATGATCTGTGCTCTTGGATTGTTCTTGATCTCGAATGTGTTCTCAAGCTTTAGCCCCCCGTTCTGGTTGCTGATGATACTGCGGATACTGCCGACATTTCTGCATCCTGCATTTTTTTCTATGGTGATCGCTGCTGCGACTAAAGATGCTTCTCCTCAAATGCAGATGCGATTGACCAGTATTATTATCGGTGGAATTGCACTTGCTCAGGTAACATTAATTCCTTTCACCACATTTGTTGCAAGTATCTATTCTTGGCAGTGGAGCTATGTTATTCAAGGGTTATTAATTTTGATAACACTGATCACCATCTATAAATATTTGCCTTCAATGCCTACCAACGAAGTGAAGTCTTTTAAAAATCAATTGAGCATCCTTATGAGACCCAAGTTTATCGCTGGAACAGCTGTAAATCTATTTCTCATCACTGCGTGGTTCTGCTCCTACAGTTATTTTGCAGACTATCTTTCGAAAGAGAAAGGATTAAGTACACAGGAAATCAGTTACATGCTTTTACTATTTGGTGTGATGGGTGTAATCTCCAACTTTTTGGCAGGTCGCTTATTAGGGAAGTATATGATCTGGACTACTTTGTTTTTCCTTGCCGGTACGTTTCTTCTTCCATTTGCATTTCAATATACCGATGGCTCAATTCTCAGCATAGCAGTCGTGGTCGGATTTTGGGGAATTATGTACGGACCTTGTTTCCTGATAGGTGTCGGGCATATGGTCTCGGCAGCGTCAGATGCAAAGGAATTTGCTAATAGTTTGCAGACCTCATTTGGAAATCTAGGTGTTTCATTAGGTACTGCTACCGGAGGTTGGTTTATTAGTCAATATGGAATATCCGTTACACCTTGGGTGGGTGTTGGATTTGGTCTACTGGCGCTTATTGTAATTTTTTGGAGAGCCTGGCTTGATAGATACGTAAGTGAGAAATAG
- a CDS encoding ComEC/Rec2 family competence protein, which translates to MSLLIRILQTKCGDSILIKLGKAPVQNILVDSGYVDTYKTALKPQMNEFDKPSENFKLWILTHLDADHINGSVAFFRDKKFAPSRMPEEIWFNCFNRFNIIEKSSAKSVEKGIEIRDFLKGTKTLLNNEVLAEKQWEINGLAIEVIAPGKPQYDLLGEKWEKEEAAFHKKNSNKLKAVEESDYKYPIEELVKKSDRKESKKDINNLSSIAFILTYDGKRILFLGDATPTTIKQGLQEYLNKSGEQRIKCEYVKLPHHGSIYNYSESLFDLIDCNQFVICANGDNSHKLPNKETLSKILCHPKRNIEEKINFIFNYSNPTLKSIFKVDKSASKKYNFDCSFPKGSEKYYEIKL; encoded by the coding sequence ATGAGTTTATTGATAAGGATTTTACAGACAAAATGTGGTGATTCCATACTTATAAAATTAGGTAAGGCACCTGTTCAAAATATATTGGTTGATTCGGGTTATGTGGATACCTATAAAACCGCGCTAAAACCACAGATGAATGAATTTGACAAACCAAGTGAAAATTTTAAACTATGGATTCTAACCCATCTTGATGCGGACCATATCAATGGATCTGTTGCTTTTTTTCGTGACAAAAAATTCGCACCCTCCCGAATGCCGGAAGAAATTTGGTTCAACTGTTTCAACCGCTTCAACATCATTGAGAAATCGTCTGCAAAAAGTGTAGAAAAAGGTATCGAAATCAGAGACTTTCTAAAGGGTACCAAAACGCTATTGAACAATGAAGTCCTTGCAGAAAAACAATGGGAGATTAATGGACTAGCAATAGAGGTAATTGCGCCAGGAAAACCCCAATACGATTTGCTGGGGGAAAAATGGGAAAAAGAGGAAGCAGCATTTCATAAAAAAAACTCCAACAAGCTTAAAGCTGTAGAAGAGAGTGACTACAAATATCCGATAGAAGAACTAGTTAAAAAATCCGATAGGAAAGAGAGCAAGAAGGATATTAATAACTTGAGCAGCATAGCGTTTATATTAACCTACGATGGTAAAAGGATCTTGTTTCTAGGTGATGCAACCCCAACAACAATAAAGCAGGGATTACAGGAATATCTGAACAAAAGCGGTGAGCAGAGGATCAAGTGTGAATACGTAAAGTTGCCGCATCATGGAAGCATCTATAATTATAGCGAATCGCTCTTTGACCTGATCGACTGCAACCAGTTTGTTATCTGTGCCAATGGGGATAACTCGCATAAACTTCCAAACAAGGAGACGCTCTCGAAGATTTTATGCCACCCTAAAAGGAATATAGAAGAGAAAATAAATTTCATATTCAATTACAGTAATCCGACGTTAAAATCGATA